The Poecilia reticulata strain Guanapo linkage group LG13, Guppy_female_1.0+MT, whole genome shotgun sequence genome has a segment encoding these proteins:
- the snx19b gene encoding sorting nexin-19 isoform X4 yields MAEGMGQRSLMGFGVLLAWLLLFHLLVNIWLLCVFTSLLLVLGGWFGSQAILESNSLVHLERFISLEQVQSSAEDEEHLDQEIHNTVRKIIRDFVISWYSTVSTESGFELEVQEAMISMAMKLKQRAKHIDRKELMQKVLNLVGSHLQDYLTAKELAKEKQHSEGEQLWKGYSSIATPHIATSDDSAEINYVRAVVALLLHVLVPSPHLETNTGRFVVGELITSNVFLPLVAKLSDPDWLNLLIIEILCKSSTQLDSVSSKLETCSLPLPAAESEAPTLQCVTQVNSESLQQGAETELTDDMEAALPDLHAYDATDTEEVKFPQTFSGEEEASQPFLRCYLRGRKSNPFYQETDSEPDSPLADYKPTSTDSLLMIGQVDTLYDRSQNYISTAEDNNSIDLEEVSPSPVNGSYPKVLLNSVLVDSPNDGCLSSLRDIEVTCSTNSLQDLKRENSSPAASQSRELVLGVEPTGLGNPSELIMASPLQGCSPVSTFSFEPLGSPEGPVIIQNLRITGTITAKEHRGTGSHPYTLYTIKYETSVGCENLESIQAGAELIESIHIGSENPTPIQPVAYHMVNRRYSEFLNLQTRLEEKSELRKLIKGVKGPKKVFPDMPFGNMDSDKIEARKGLLETFLKQLCSIFEIANSEEMQEFLALNTDARIAFVKKPFIVSRIDKIVVNAIVGTLKTAFPHSEPQSPTEDTESEVDGGKMGTDKKNRSRLKLSSKGVPFMNGSEIRPPVSFVWDQTSTVFNGMTLVDLQAFITEEEKLSLKEAEMEGGPVLGQWAGCRGHGVRAKQCKEHGAVELAMFKKHPEDXQAAVWNPH; encoded by the exons GTTCAGTCATCTGCAGAGGATGAAGAACATTTGGACCAGGAGATCCATAACACagtgagaaaaataatcagagaCTTTGTCATTTCATGGTACTCGACTGTGTCCACAGAAAGTGGTTTTGAATTAGAAGTTCAGGAAGCCATGATCTCTATGGCCATGAAGCTGAAACAGCGTGCCAAACACATTGACAGAAAG GAGCTGATGCAGAAGGTCCTGAACCTGGTGGGCAGCCACCTGCAGGACTACCTCACGGCCAAGGAGCTGGCCAAAGAGAAACAGCACAGTGAGGGCGAACAGTTATGGAAAGGGTATTCCTCTATTGCCACTCCTCACATTGCTACGAGTGACGATTCAGCAGAAATCAACTACGTCCGAGCCGTTGTGGCTcttctgctgcatgttttggtGCCATCACCTCATTTAGAAACCAACACAGGACGATTTGTTGTCGGAGAGCTTATCACCTCTAATGTCTTTCTCCCTCTAGTGGCTAAATTGTCAGACCCTGACTGGTTAAACCTCCTGATCATAGAAATCCTCTGTAAGTCCAGcacacagctggactctgtCTCATCCAAACTAGAGACTTGCAGCTTGCCATTACCTGCTGCTGAATCTGAGGCTCCAACTCTACAGTGTGTAACTCAGGTGAATAGTGAGTCACTTCAACAAGGAGCAGAGACGGAGCTGACTGATGACATGGAAGCTGCTCTGCCTGATCTCCATGCCTACGATGCAACTGACACAGAGGAGGTGAAGTTCCCCCAGACATTCTCTGGAGAAGAGGAAGCTTCTCAACCCTTTTTAAGATGCTACCTGAGAGGAAGAAAGTCCAACCCATTTTACCAAGAAACTGACTCTGAACCTGACTCTCCTTTGGCGGACTACAAACCCACCTCCACTGATTCTTTGCTCATGATAGGTCAAGTAGACACACTGTATGACAGATCCCAAAATTACATCTCAACTGCTGAGGACAACAATAGTATAGACTTGGAGGAGGTTTCCCCAAGTCCAGTGAACGGCTCCTATCCTAAGGTCTTGTTGAATTCAGTACTTGTGGACAGTCCTAACGACGGGTGCCTGTCATCACTCAGGGACATAGAGGTAACTTGCAGTACCAACAGCCTTCAGGatctgaaaagagaaaacagttcCCCTGCAGCAAGTCAAAGCAGAGAGCTTGTCTTGGGTGTAGAGCCGACTGGATTGGGGAATCCTAGCGAGCTGATCATGGCTAGTCCACTGCAGGGCTGTTCTCCCGTGTCGACGTTCAGTTTTGAGCCCCTTGGCAGTCCAGAAGGACCGGTCATCATCCAAAACCTCCGCATCACTGGTACCATCACAGCCAAAGAACATCGCGGCACTGGCTCACACCCATACACACTTTATACCATCAAA TATGAGACGTCGGTGGGTTGTGAGAACCTGGAAAGCATCCAAGCAGGCGCTGAGCTTATAGAGTCGATACACATAGGCTCAGAGAATCCAACCCCTATCCAGCCTGTGGCATATCACATGGTCAACAGAAGATACAGTGAGTTCCTTAACCTGCAGACTCGACTTGAAGAAAAATCAGAACTGCGGAAACTCATCAAAG GTGTGAAAGGTCCAAAGAAAGTTTTTCCTGACATGCCATTTGGAAACATGGACAGTGACAAGATTGAGGCAAGGAAAGGACTTCTTGAAACCTTCTTAAAG CAACTGTGTTCCATCTTCGAAATAGCCAACAGTGAAGAGATGCAGGAGTTCCTTGCTCTCAACACAGATGCTAGGATTGCCTTTGTGAAGAAACCGTTCATTGTGTCTCGCATAGACAAG ATTGTGGTGAATGCTATTGTAGGCACCCTGAAGACGGCATTCCCTCACTCTGAACCTCAGAGCCCCACAGAGGACACCGAGTCCGAGGTGGATGGAGGGAAGATGGGTACAGACAAGAAGAACCG CTCACGTCTCAAACTCTCCAGCAAAGGCGTCCCCTTCATGAATGGCTCAGAAATTAGGCCTCCTGTGTCGTTTGTTTGGGACCAAACCAGCACA GTGTTTAATGGCATGACTCTGGTGGATTTACAAGCCTTCATTACTGAGGAGGAAAAGTTATCGCTGAAGGAGGCAGAGATGGAAGGAGGTCCAGTGTTGGGGCAGTGGGCAGGCTGCCGGGGTCATGGTGTGAGAGCAAAGCAGTGTAAGGAACACG GAGCAGTGGAGCTGGCTATGTTCAAAAAACATCCAGAGGACTRTCAGGCTGCTGTTTGGAACCCTCATTAA